The following proteins are co-located in the Verrucomicrobiota bacterium genome:
- a CDS encoding metalloregulator ArsR/SmtB family transcription factor: MAQDSPSLKTLRALADPTRVRILALLENNELSVNELQDITALGQSRISTHLGLMQEAGLLDSRREGKRTFYRLQSSPSEARAPSLALAKAAAREQPEFESDRANLRRIVTRRAHQERVFFNQIAGRFDRSYGPGRSWQAFGQLLLRLLPPLVVADLGSGEGLLSELLARNCKKVIAVDNSEKMVAFGTRKARKNGLKNLEFRLGDLERPPLEPASVDVVILSQALHHSENPAAALLAARRLLVRGGQILILDLRQHHFEKAREWYGDHWLGFTEGDLHLWLERAGFRNIEVEIVAREEAPPHFETLLGSAFAP; the protein is encoded by the coding sequence ATGGCCCAAGACAGTCCATCGTTGAAAACCCTGCGCGCCCTGGCTGACCCAACCCGCGTTCGTATTCTCGCGTTGCTCGAGAACAACGAACTCTCGGTCAACGAACTCCAGGACATCACCGCGCTGGGCCAGTCCCGCATCTCCACCCATCTCGGCCTGATGCAGGAGGCCGGCCTGCTCGACTCCCGCCGCGAGGGCAAGCGGACTTTTTACCGGCTGCAATCTTCTCCCTCCGAAGCCAGGGCCCCGAGTCTGGCGCTGGCCAAAGCCGCCGCGCGGGAACAGCCGGAATTCGAATCCGATCGGGCCAATCTCCGCCGCATCGTCACCCGACGCGCCCATCAGGAACGCGTTTTTTTCAATCAGATCGCCGGCCGTTTCGATCGAAGCTATGGACCCGGACGTTCCTGGCAGGCGTTCGGACAACTGCTGTTGCGCCTCCTTCCGCCTCTGGTCGTGGCGGATCTCGGGTCCGGGGAAGGACTCCTCAGCGAACTGCTCGCCCGCAATTGCAAGAAGGTCATCGCGGTGGACAACTCGGAGAAGATGGTGGCGTTCGGCACTCGCAAGGCCAGGAAGAACGGCCTCAAGAATCTGGAGTTTCGCCTCGGCGACCTTGAACGCCCCCCCTTGGAACCCGCGAGCGTCGATGTGGTGATCCTGAGCCAGGCGCTGCATCATTCGGAGAACCCCGCCGCCGCGCTCCTCGCCGCGCGCCGTCTGCTGGTTCGCGGCGGCCAGATCCTCATCTTGGATCTGCGCCAGCATCACTTCGAAAAGGCCCGCGAATGGTATGGTGATCACTGGCTCGGATTTACGGAAGGCGACCTCCATCTTTGGCTGGAACGGGCGGGCTTCAGGAACATCGAAGTCGAAATCGTCGCCCGCGAGGAAGCTCCCCCCCATTTCGAGACGCTGCTCGGATCAGCCTTCGCGCCTTGA
- a CDS encoding MogA/MoaB family molybdenum cofactor biosynthesis protein, with product MLIRAGVITISDRASRGLYDDLGGPAVRQAAESRGWRVELELLVPDEKADIQRAVRELIHRGCQLVLTTGGTGVAARDVTPEAVREIATRELPGFGEIMRMESMKITPNAILSRSLAVVVENSLVLCLPGKPSGAAECLGFVAGAIPHCLAVLREVPTSC from the coding sequence ATGTTGATTCGAGCCGGTGTCATCACCATTTCCGATCGGGCGTCGCGCGGACTCTATGACGACCTGGGGGGACCTGCTGTCCGCCAGGCTGCGGAAAGCCGTGGGTGGCGTGTGGAATTAGAATTGTTGGTGCCGGATGAAAAAGCGGACATTCAGCGGGCCGTTCGCGAACTGATCCATCGAGGATGCCAGTTGGTATTGACCACGGGAGGCACCGGGGTGGCAGCGAGAGACGTGACTCCGGAAGCTGTGCGTGAGATCGCGACGCGGGAACTGCCTGGGTTTGGCGAAATCATGCGGATGGAATCGATGAAGATCACCCCGAATGCGATCCTCTCGCGAAGCCTCGCCGTGGTGGTGGAGAATAGCCTGGTGCTCTGCCTGCCCGGGAAACCCTCCGGCGCGGCGGAGTGCCTGGGATTTGTGGCGGGAGCCATTCCGCATTGCCTGGCGGTGTTGCGGGAGGTTCCCACGAGTTGTTGA
- a CDS encoding prepilin-type N-terminal cleavage/methylation domain-containing protein: MLRPPGRAGAFTLLELLVVIGVIALLASLLAPALARAGHRARQTQCLGNFRQIGIAFTLYLADHAEIFPDRRDLKVRLGFKPWTDWPPSDPRGGWAGAVLAPLLTPKSWQCAGRIQSIWPTLAAANQLSHPEDSLSSVHYWLWRFDRTEDPIPADNFWAKTVEAAAQQFIDARSGSVDAPSGPSEVELTVDAYFPGTVAAIPPAWRGLSPHPGGRNRLFLDGRAAFSKDARLRSR, from the coding sequence CTGCTCCGTCCCCCTGGAAGGGCCGGAGCCTTCACACTGCTCGAACTGCTGGTGGTCATCGGCGTCATCGCGTTGCTGGCGTCGCTCCTCGCACCCGCCCTGGCCCGCGCCGGACACCGAGCCCGCCAAACCCAGTGCCTCGGCAATTTCCGCCAGATCGGCATCGCTTTCACACTCTACCTGGCGGACCATGCGGAGATTTTCCCCGATCGCCGTGATCTGAAGGTCCGGCTGGGTTTCAAACCTTGGACCGATTGGCCGCCTTCCGACCCTCGCGGCGGCTGGGCCGGCGCGGTCCTGGCTCCGCTCCTGACTCCCAAATCGTGGCAATGCGCGGGACGGATTCAATCCATCTGGCCGACGTTGGCCGCGGCGAACCAGTTGTCTCATCCCGAAGACTCCCTCTCCTCCGTCCACTACTGGCTCTGGAGGTTCGACCGGACGGAGGACCCGATTCCAGCCGACAATTTTTGGGCCAAGACCGTCGAGGCAGCCGCGCAGCAATTCATCGATGCCCGTTCGGGATCCGTGGATGCGCCTTCGGGTCCCTCGGAAGTCGAACTCACGGTGGACGCCTATTTTCCCGGGACGGTGGCTGCGATCCCTCCTGCCTGGCGCGGATTGTCGCCCCACCCCGGCGGTCGGAATCGATTATTTTTGGACGGACGGGCCGCATTTTCGAAGGATGCGCGGCTCCGATCGCGATGA
- a CDS encoding squalene/phytoene synthase family protein: MRASTAPPDLDWTRLLREVSRSFYLTLRVLPSRVRIPIGLAYLLARATDTVADTEAIPAEFRLAALDQLRKAILSGGFSPDFSRFLDGLPPGHPGNPTAGERALLAEMPRTLQWLGSMDPADRERIRQVLEVITSGQILDVGRFGQATEKSIVALKTLSELDDYTYRVAGCVGEFWTRICRTHLFPDAPISESALLEDGVRFGKGLQLVNILRDLPKDLRLGRCYLPSEQLMARSLVPGDLLDPAAYERLAPLFGAALDRARGHLDAGWRYTNSLPRRLVRIRLACAWPILIGIDTLGRLRGVNPLEGSHRVKTPRAVVRGMIWQSVWRLAWPPAWNRLDRWAEARVKRSRESPFSKPPKQGME; this comes from the coding sequence ATGCGTGCATCCACCGCTCCCCCTGACTTGGACTGGACCCGGCTGTTGCGGGAGGTTTCGCGCTCGTTTTACCTCACGTTGAGAGTGCTGCCGTCCCGGGTGCGCATTCCGATTGGTCTGGCGTATCTGCTGGCTCGCGCCACCGACACGGTTGCCGACACCGAGGCGATCCCCGCCGAATTCCGGCTCGCCGCGCTGGATCAGTTGCGGAAGGCAATCCTGTCCGGCGGCTTCAGCCCGGATTTCAGCCGGTTCTTGGATGGGTTGCCCCCAGGACACCCGGGCAATCCCACCGCCGGGGAGCGGGCTTTGCTGGCGGAGATGCCGCGGACGCTCCAATGGCTTGGGTCCATGGATCCCGCGGATCGAGAGCGCATTCGCCAGGTCTTGGAGGTGATCACGAGCGGGCAGATCCTGGACGTTGGCCGATTTGGGCAGGCGACCGAAAAATCGATTGTCGCGTTGAAGACTCTTTCCGAACTCGATGACTATACTTATCGCGTCGCGGGCTGTGTGGGAGAATTCTGGACCCGCATTTGCCGGACGCATCTGTTTCCGGATGCGCCGATTTCAGAAAGCGCTCTGCTGGAGGACGGTGTCCGTTTCGGCAAGGGATTGCAGTTGGTGAATATTCTGCGGGACCTGCCGAAAGATTTGCGCTTGGGACGTTGTTATCTTCCCTCGGAGCAACTCATGGCGCGGTCGTTGGTTCCCGGCGATCTGCTCGACCCGGCCGCGTACGAGCGGCTCGCCCCGCTGTTTGGGGCGGCGCTGGACCGGGCTCGCGGCCACTTGGACGCGGGATGGCGCTACACGAATTCCCTGCCTCGCCGCCTCGTCCGCATACGACTGGCTTGCGCATGGCCCATCCTGATCGGGATCGACACGCTGGGCCGGCTTCGCGGAGTCAACCCGCTTGAGGGCTCGCATCGAGTCAAGACCCCGCGCGCCGTGGTTCGCGGCATGATCTGGCAGTCCGTGTGGCGTCTGGCGTGGCCGCCCGCCTGGAACCGTCTTGACCGCTGGGCCGAGGCTCGCGTCAAGCGGTCTCGCGAAAGCCCCTTTAGCAAGCCCCCAAAGCAAGGAATGGAATGA